The following are encoded in a window of Panicum virgatum strain AP13 chromosome 5N, P.virgatum_v5, whole genome shotgun sequence genomic DNA:
- the LOC120671917 gene encoding uncharacterized protein LOC120671917 encodes MEPRKSSYLVAVVLASLLLSAMAGGHRKKLLSKHGAGSTETTEESMQPLQEDDEAAVVVHERILKQVRMDDYGRSDPTPTMSKPHFKDIPN; translated from the exons ATGGAGCCCAGGAAGTCGAGTTATCTTGTCGCCGTCGTCTTGGCTTCGCTCTTGCTGTCCGCCATGGCAG GAGGGCATAGGAAGAAGCTGCTGAGCAAACATGGTGCAGGATCGACG gAGACGACGGAAGAATCCATGCAGCCGCTGCAGGAAGACGACGAAGCGGCTGTGGTGGTCCACGAGAGGATTCTGAAGCAGGTGCGGATGGACGACTACGGGCGCTCCGACCCTACTCCGACCATGTCCAAGCCTCACTTCAAGGACATACCTAACTAG